A stretch of Desulfobacter hydrogenophilus DNA encodes these proteins:
- a CDS encoding aconitase family protein: MLSGNRNFEVRIHQSVKVNFLAYPMLVVAFALCGRVDVNLDNELLALDPNGSRSISKISAPRIKR, translated from the coding sequence GTGCTGTCCGGGAACCGCAACTTTGAAGTCAGAATTCACCAGTCGGTCAAGGTCAATTTTCTGGCATATCCCATGCTGGTAGTGGCCTTTGCCCTCTGCGGGCGGGTGGATGTGAATCTGGACAACGAACTTTTAGCACTGGACCCCAATGGGAGCCGGTCTATCTCAAAGATATCTGCCCCCAGGATCAAGAGATAG
- a CDS encoding transglutaminase-like domain-containing protein: MREEYLLSPSVPALEFTDMFGNLCQRIVAPAGNFTVSTSVDIETTDESDTAPGSPFIEVQLLPPDVLPFLYPSRYCESDRFTEMAASVTANQSPGYDQCNAIVNYVRKSIRYTPGIGQQIISASEVNQLGQGVCRDMAHLGIACCRALSIPARMVVGYLEGLEPMDLHAWFEAYVGNRWYTFDPTQPDLKGGRIAIAFGRDAADVAIYTQFGNPVDLLNMNVQVKKMTGPGYHSKAQ; encoded by the coding sequence ATGCGAGAAGAGTATCTTTTGTCACCCAGTGTACCGGCCCTGGAGTTTACAGATATGTTCGGCAATTTATGTCAAAGGATAGTCGCACCAGCCGGGAATTTTACGGTTAGTACATCTGTTGATATCGAAACCACGGATGAATCCGACACGGCCCCAGGATCGCCGTTTATCGAAGTGCAACTGCTCCCTCCCGATGTTCTGCCGTTCTTGTATCCAAGCCGTTATTGTGAATCGGACCGTTTCACTGAAATGGCGGCATCGGTCACGGCGAACCAGTCCCCAGGATACGATCAATGCAATGCCATTGTTAATTATGTCCGAAAGTCGATACGGTATACACCCGGAATTGGACAACAGATTATAAGCGCCTCTGAGGTGAATCAGCTTGGCCAAGGCGTCTGCCGGGATATGGCCCATTTGGGTATCGCATGCTGCCGGGCGCTGTCCATACCGGCCCGCATGGTCGTGGGTTACCTTGAAGGACTTGAGCCCATGGATCTGCACGCCTGGTTTGAGGCCTATGTTGGAAATCGGTGGTACACATTCGATCCGACGCAACCCGATCTGAAAGGCGGTCGTATCGCCATTGCTTTTGGTCGAGATGCAGCCGATGTGGCCATCTATACGCAATTTGGCAATCCAGTGGACTTGTTAAATATGAACGTCCAGGTTAAGAAAATGACCGGCCCGGGATATCACAGTAAAGCCCAATGA
- a CDS encoding response regulator: MTKKKDIKILIVDDHKALREGLKVILQLEPGFSIIGEAEDGKQAIKLAQVLTPDVIIMDMDLGEMNGTQVTKLILADQPDICVIGFSMHTDPELAEAMQKVGARTYLTKSVAPDQLISAIRRC, from the coding sequence GTGACAAAAAAAAAAGATATCAAAATTTTAATCGTTGATGATCATAAGGCCCTGCGAGAGGGACTCAAGGTTATTTTGCAGCTGGAACCTGGTTTTTCGATCATAGGAGAAGCCGAGGATGGGAAACAGGCCATAAAACTGGCACAAGTCCTTACCCCGGATGTCATCATCATGGATATGGATTTAGGTGAGATGAACGGCACCCAGGTGACGAAACTGATTCTGGCAGATCAGCCGGATATCTGCGTGATCGGCTTTTCCATGCACACGGACCCGGAACTTGCAGAAGCCATGCAAAAGGTTGGTGCAAGGACATATTTGACCAAAAGCGTTGCGCCTGACCAGCTGATTTCTGCCATACGAAGATGTTAA
- a CDS encoding 2-oxoacid:acceptor oxidoreductase subunit alpha, with protein MDITILIGGAAGQGIQTIGTLLSAACCKAGYFAMAVNDFESRVRGGHSFFKIRISNAPVYASRESVDLLIALDKNTWEIHSPSLRDNSVVLADEDFSSSGRIVPLAFEQLAKETGSNLFINTVAAAAGLRVLGAGPATVQSTIKDHFSGLKEDLLEKNLDAAQKGFEKVADVLFEEQPLAHPSVPKGNLISGAKAIALGAAAADCRIGAFYPMSPATSIMQHLTDLSKRLDIVVEQAEDEIAAANIVIGASFAGARAMTATSGGGFCLMTEALGLAGMTETPMVIVNAMRPGPSTGLPTRTAQGDLRFAIHASHDDFPRFVFAPGTPTQAFEQTRKAFYLSEKYQVPAIILADQYLLDSLFLLEKPFFIDKHVERFIVTDDDMPDPGGYERFAVTDSGISPRALPCKGKALVKVSSDEHRPDGHITEDIAIRNTMMEKRRAKLPAMIEELDGPETVSPDAHTLLIGWGSSAGAIKEATDLLRDQGADIGCLLFSQIWPFPATAAEKMLKNNPDTQFIAVEMNAEAQFAGILKENTNINFSGYVLKYDGRPFTAQFIVDALKEKELA; from the coding sequence ATGGACATTACCATATTGATCGGTGGGGCAGCCGGACAGGGCATCCAGACCATCGGCACCCTTTTGTCTGCGGCCTGCTGTAAGGCCGGGTATTTTGCCATGGCTGTCAATGATTTTGAGTCCCGGGTACGCGGGGGACACAGTTTTTTTAAAATCCGGATCAGCAATGCCCCGGTGTATGCTTCCCGGGAATCCGTAGACCTGCTGATTGCCCTGGACAAAAACACTTGGGAAATCCACAGCCCATCGCTTCGGGATAATAGTGTTGTACTGGCAGATGAGGATTTCTCAAGCTCGGGCAGGATTGTACCGTTGGCCTTTGAACAACTTGCCAAAGAGACCGGCTCAAATCTTTTTATCAACACCGTGGCAGCTGCCGCAGGGCTCCGGGTACTGGGTGCCGGGCCGGCAACGGTCCAGTCAACAATCAAAGATCACTTCAGCGGCCTTAAAGAGGATCTGCTGGAAAAAAATCTGGATGCCGCCCAAAAAGGATTTGAAAAAGTGGCGGATGTCTTGTTTGAAGAACAACCTCTGGCGCATCCATCCGTGCCCAAGGGCAATCTGATCTCCGGTGCCAAAGCCATTGCGCTGGGTGCTGCGGCGGCCGACTGCCGGATTGGAGCATTTTATCCCATGAGCCCGGCCACAAGCATTATGCAGCATCTGACCGATTTGAGTAAACGCTTGGATATCGTGGTGGAACAGGCTGAGGATGAAATTGCTGCCGCCAACATTGTAATCGGTGCTTCTTTTGCCGGGGCCCGTGCCATGACAGCAACGTCCGGGGGTGGGTTCTGCCTAATGACCGAGGCATTAGGGCTTGCCGGCATGACCGAGACCCCCATGGTAATTGTCAATGCCATGCGCCCCGGACCATCCACCGGCCTTCCCACACGAACCGCACAAGGAGATCTTCGGTTTGCCATCCACGCATCCCATGACGATTTTCCAAGGTTTGTATTTGCTCCGGGCACGCCAACCCAGGCATTTGAACAGACCCGCAAGGCTTTTTATCTGTCTGAAAAATACCAAGTGCCTGCCATTATTCTGGCGGATCAGTATCTGCTGGATTCTCTGTTCCTGCTGGAAAAACCCTTTTTCATTGATAAGCATGTGGAGCGGTTTATCGTGACGGATGATGACATGCCCGATCCCGGTGGTTATGAGCGGTTTGCCGTAACCGATTCCGGTATATCTCCCCGGGCGCTGCCGTGCAAAGGTAAGGCGCTTGTCAAGGTATCCAGCGATGAGCACAGGCCGGATGGACACATCACAGAAGATATTGCCATACGCAACACCATGATGGAAAAACGCCGTGCCAAACTGCCGGCAATGATCGAAGAACTGGACGGCCCTGAGACCGTTTCCCCGGATGCCCATACCCTTTTAATTGGATGGGGCTCCAGTGCCGGGGCCATCAAAGAGGCCACAGACCTTCTGCGGGACCAGGGTGCGGATATCGGCTGTCTGCTGTTTTCACAAATATGGCCGTTTCCGGCAACCGCTGCCGAAAAGATGCTGAAAAATAATCCCGACACACAATTCATCGCAGTCGAGATGAATGCCGAAGCCCAGTTTGCGGGAATCTTAAAAGAAAATACAAATATCAATTTTTCAGGATATGTACTCAAGTACGACGGCAGACCGTTTACAGCTCAATTTATAGTAGACGCACTCAAAGAAAAGGAGCTTGCTTGA